The proteins below come from a single Tribolium castaneum strain GA2 chromosome 9, icTriCast1.1, whole genome shotgun sequence genomic window:
- the LOC661967 gene encoding UDP-glycosyltransferase UGT5 produces MKPSSLSKMFALVLLCALVSSSHGARILGVFMTPSYSHQVVFQPIWKELSLRGHQVTVLTPNPLNDPTLTNLTEIDLSFSYKTWDNYSIATLGTKEHSTSEEVKKLSEAYLAVSEVQLSHPAVQEFLQNNTKYQFDLILVEFLWPIMYGFKDIYKCPMVGISSLGLTATAMEAIGNPSNPALEPEFTLPFSTNLSFKERVISTVFKVLFKVGAQVSLRPKMEKLKQKFFGDVRRLEVIAKDVSLVLVNSNLALQNVKPLVPAFVELSGIHLKKPKSLPPKLQKYLDEAKEGVIYFSLGSNVKSKFLPKEQFGKFMSAFSELPYKVLWKFEKEDMENKPDNVEIQKWLPQQDLLRHPNIKLFITQAGLQSLDEAIRAQVPMLTIPFFGDQRYNSDHLVQSGGALSLDFHSFTSSEFKEKISELITNPSYKEKITKLSKIASDQPMEALEKAVWWIEYVIRHDGAEHLRYAGVDMPFYQYFLLDVIAFIIATLALIFYVLRRIFKHVVVCYKVVKNVLKSLTTLKSHTE; encoded by the exons ATGAAACCATCGTCACTTTCCAAAATGTTTGCTTTGGTGTTGTTGTGTGCTCTGGTGTCCTCGAGCCACGGTGCCCGAATCCTCGGGGTCTTCATGACCCCCAGCTACAGCCACCAGGTGGTCTTCCAACCCATCTGGAAGGAATTATCCCTGAGGGGACACCAAGTGACCGTTCTGACGCCCAACCCACTCAACGACCCCACTCTAACGAATCTCACCGAAATTGATTTAAGCTTCTCGTACAAAACATGGGATAATTACAGCATCGCCACACTGGGGACCAAAGAACATTCAACAAGCGAAGAAGTGAAGAAGCTGTCAGAGGCGTATCTGGCCGTAAGTGAAGTCCAGTTGAGTCATCCAGCAGTGCAAGAATTCCTCCAAAACAACACGAAATACCAGTTTGATTTAATCCTCGTTGAGTTTCTTTGGCCCATAATGTACGGCTTTAAAGACATCTACAAGTGCCCAATGGTCGGGATTTCCTCACTCGGACTCACGGCAACGGCAATGGAAGCCATCGGAAACCCCAGCAATCCGGCCCTGGAACCCGAATTCACCCTCCCCTTCTCCACGAACTTATCGTTCAAAGAACGCGTGATTAGTACAGTGTTTAAAGTTCTGTTCAAAGTGGGTGCCCAAGTCTCACTTCGGCCGAAAATGGAGAAACtcaagcaaaaatttttcggTGATGTGCGCCGATTGGAAGTCATAGCAAAGGACGTGAGCCTTGTCCTTGTCAACTCCAATCTGGCCTTGCAAAACGTCAAGCCTTTGGTACCCGCTTTCGTCGAACTGTCCGgaattcatttgaaaaaacccaAAAGTTTGCCACCAAAACTTCAGAAATACCTAGACGAAGCCAAGGAAGGTGTCATCTACTTCAGTCTTGGCTCCAATGTTAAGAGCAAGTTTTTGCCGAAAGAACAGTTTGGGAAATTCATGAGTGCCTTCTCGGAACTACCTTACAAAGTCTTGTGGAAGTTTGAGAAAGAAGATATGGAGAATAAGCCGGACAATGTTGAGATTCAGAAATGGTTGCCACAGCAAGACCTGCTCC GGCACCCAAACATCAAACTGTTCATTACCCAAGCGGGGCTTCAGTCGCTGGACGAAGCCATCCGGGCCCAAGTCCCCATGCTCACAATTCCCTTCTTCGGGGACCAGAGGTACAACAGCGACCATTTGGTCCAGAGTGGAGGAGCCCTCTCGCTTGATTTCCATTCGTTTACTTCGAGCGAATTTAAAGAGAAAATCAGCGAACTTATCACAAATCCATC GTACAAggagaaaattacaaaactgtcAAAGATAGCAAGCGATCAGCCGATGGAAGCTTTGGAAAAAGCCGTGTGGTGGATTGAATACGTTATAAGGCACGATGGGGCTGAACATTTGAGATACGCCGGTGTCGATATGCCATTTTACCAGTATTTCCTCCTAGACGTAATTGCTTTTATCATAGCTACACTCGCCTTAATATTCTACGTCCTGCGAAGAATATTCAAGCACGTTGTCGTGTGCTATAAAGTCGTCAAAAACGTACTCAAATCACTCACGACGCTTAAGAGTCACACTGAATAA
- the LOC661879 gene encoding gastrula zinc finger protein XlCGF57.1 — MSEEIAFEDRNSNGIAMDNIINVADCCRACLRIDCSLTPTSAQDNDSIKFCDKLLSCVSEVMWQKEGLPSLICSTCIERLRVAYDFRNICLQSDNTLHRYITHLQEDSKNLGVRTLTTPTKFDFTITTSTQDEIPISVEEPQNAEYLHLKHFLDNDEDLTKNETLVEVAGSESTSPDSSTATFLANQEQPPQQPPQIIQIQVQPRQVIKRTTGIQVRPPTPDQDGVDVKPFTCTICGKNYRKNANLRIHMRTHTGEKPFECKYCEKRFYHSSHLREHIRRHTGEKPFQCAVCNKRFTIKGELTMHMKSHTGEKPYACTCCDRRCLTAADLKVHMRTHTGEKPFSCVTCGKKFASTYILNSHIKTHTGERPYTCSICGKSFTQSSHLNVHMRKHTGEKVSCKVCDAKFTHSSQLTVHMREHTGKQPYKCTMCDKICNYASELQTHMMKHTGEKFTCVTCDKKFTTAAYLQEHTRTHTGENLSTCPVCDRQFTRHQYLQKHMRTHTGEKPYTCFTCGKRFTQSSSLKVHIRIHTGEKPYSCTICDRRFTTSSDLSAHNKKHKKYINL; from the exons ATGTCTGAAGAAATCGCTTTCGAAGACCGAAATTCCAATGGAATTGCGATGGACAACATAATAAACGTTGCGGATTGTTGCCGCGCGTGTTTACGCATCGATTGCTCCCTAACACCGACAAGTGCCCAAGATAATGACTCGATAAAGTTTTGCGACAAGTTGTTGTCCTGCGTTTCTGAAGTT atGTGGCAAAAGGAGGGGTTACCGTCACTGATTTGTTCAACTTGCATTGAACGTCTGAGGGTTGCTTACGACTTTCGCAATATTTGTCTCCAGTCAGACAATACTTTGCACCGGTATATCACTCACCTGCAGGAGGACAGTAAAAACCTGGGGGTTAGGACCCTGACAACTCCcacaaagtttgattttacGATAACTACAAGTACCCAGGATGAAATTCCGATAAGTGTGGAGGAGCCTCAAAATGCGGAGTATCTCCACTTGAAGCATTTCCTCGACAATGATGAGGATTTGACTAAAAACGAGACATTGGTTGAAGTGGCTGGGTCCGAAAGTACAAGCCCTGACTCCTCAACTGCAACTTTTTTGGCAAATCAAGAGCAGCCCCCACAACAGCCCCCCCAAATAATCCAAATTCAAGTGCAGCCCCGCCAGGTCATCAAGCGAACAACGGGGATCCAAGTGCGCCCCCCGACTCCCGATCAGGACGGCGTGGACGTTAAACCCTTCACTTGCACAATTTGTGGTAAAAACTACCGAAAAAACGCGAATCTGCGCATTCACATGCGCACCCACACCGGGGAAAAACCCTTCGAGTGTAAATACTGCGAGAAACGGTTTTACCACTCGTCGCATTTGCGCGAACACATCCGACGCCACACGGGGGAAAAACCGTTTCAATGCGCCGTTTGTAACAAGCGTTTCACGATCAAGGGCGAGCTCACGATGCACATGAAATCGCACACGGGGGAAAAACCGTACGCGTGCACTTGTTGCGACCGGCGGTGTCTCACAGCTGCCGATTTGAAAGTACACATGCGAACACACACCGGGGAAAAACCGTTCAGTTGTGTCACTTGTGGCAAAAAATTCGCAAGTACTTACATCCTCAACTCGCATATTAAAACACACACGGGTGAACGTCCGTACACTTGCTCTATTTGCGGTAAATCGTTCACACAGTCGTCGCATCTTAACGTCCACATGCGTAAACACACCGGTGAGAAAGTCAGTTGTAAAGTTTGCGATGCGAAATTCACGCATTCGTCCCAACTGACCGTGCATATGCGGGAACATACGGGAAAACAGCCTTACAAGTGCACAATGTgcgataaaatttgcaattacGCGTCTGAGTTGCAAACGCATATGATGAAGCACACGGGTGAGAAGTTCACCTGCGTGACGTgcgataaaaaattcacaacggCGGCGTATTTGCAAGAGCACACGCGGACACATACGGGGGAAAACCTCTCGACTTGTCCCGTGTGCGATCGGCAATTTACGCGCCACCAGTATTTGCAAAAGCACATGCGCACGCATACGGGGGAAAAACCGTACACGTGTTTCACGTGCGGGAAGAGATTCACGCAGTCGTCGTCGCTTAAAGTCCATATTAGAATACATACGGGGGAAAAACCGTATTCCTGCACAATTTGCGATCGCAGGTTTACGACATCGTCCGATCTCTCGGCGCATAATAAAAAGCATAAGAAATATATCAATTTATAA